In the bacterium genome, one interval contains:
- a CDS encoding DUF4260 domain-containing protein translates to MFTFLLSPLNLIRVEGLAVAVLAAVVYSRISGAWLVFLLLFFVPDLSMLGYLAGPRAGAAIYNIVHTYLAPILLGAIGVFTQRALILSLALILFAHIGIDRLLGFGLKYPSGFKDTHLQRL, encoded by the coding sequence ATGTTCACGTTCTTGCTCAGCCCGCTGAACCTCATCCGCGTGGAAGGATTGGCCGTAGCCGTGCTGGCCGCGGTCGTGTACTCGCGAATCAGCGGGGCCTGGCTTGTGTTCTTGCTGCTGTTCTTCGTGCCCGATCTCTCGATGCTTGGCTACCTTGCGGGACCCCGCGCCGGAGCAGCAATTTACAACATCGTCCACACGTACCTCGCGCCGATCCTCCTCGGCGCCATCGGCGTGTTCACACAACGGGCCCTCATCCTGTCTCTGGCACTGATCCTATTCGCGCACATTGGGATCGACCGGCTGCTCGGGTTCGGGCTGAAGTATCCAAGCGGTTTCAAGGACACCCACCTGCAACGGCTGTGA
- a CDS encoding DinB family protein, whose protein sequence is MPTDRALRDEVVWLLRGGHAHVGFKKAVAGMPATLQGRKPRGAPYTPWQQLEHLRICQWDILEYIRNPKHVSPAWPAEYWPAPEPPAREAWAKSARAFEAGLKALMKMAEDPSKDLLARVPADPAGPTILHELLLVADHNAYHLGQLIVLRRMLGAWED, encoded by the coding sequence ATGCCGACCGACAGAGCGCTGCGGGACGAGGTGGTCTGGCTCCTGCGCGGCGGGCACGCGCACGTCGGGTTCAAGAAGGCGGTCGCAGGAATGCCCGCGACGCTGCAGGGCAGAAAGCCCCGAGGGGCGCCCTACACGCCGTGGCAGCAACTCGAGCATCTGCGCATCTGCCAGTGGGATATCCTCGAGTACATCCGTAACCCCAAGCATGTCTCCCCCGCCTGGCCGGCGGAGTACTGGCCGGCGCCGGAGCCACCGGCCCGAGAGGCGTGGGCGAAGAGCGCCCGAGCCTTCGAGGCCGGCCTCAAGGCGCTCATGAAGATGGCCGAAGATCCATCAAAAGATCTCCTTGCGCGAGTCCCTGCCGATCCGGCCGGCCCGACCATCCTTCACGAGCTGCTCCTGGTGGCCGACCACAACGCGTACCACCTGGGGCAGCTGATCGTGCTCCGCCGGATGTTGGGCGCCTGGGAGGACTAG
- a CDS encoding 2-dehydropantoate 2-reductase, protein MRVAVMGTGGTGGFYGGLLARAGDDVTFIARGAHLAAIRTRGLTVKSRLAGEFTIPAKATADPQEIGRADLVLFCVKTYDTEPAAALIRPVVGPGTVIVSVQNGIDNDERIARVVAGGTTICAAAQVNAHVEGPGVIGQTAGAGRLIFGANAGNLGKRNEQLYMHFKDAGIAAELQPDIKAVLWSKFMFICGFSGVTALTRLTIGPILACPETKALFRGTMAEVEAVAKSQGVALAVGIPDQGLKMSSGLEPWAKGSMAHDLASGRRLELESLNGTVVRLGQAKTVPTPFNFAIYGALKPFVNGSPATPKS, encoded by the coding sequence ATGCGCGTGGCGGTGATGGGCACGGGGGGGACGGGGGGCTTCTACGGCGGCCTGCTCGCGCGGGCGGGGGACGACGTCACCTTTATCGCAAGGGGAGCGCACCTCGCGGCGATCCGCACGCGGGGGCTAACCGTGAAGTCCCGGCTGGCAGGCGAGTTCACGATCCCCGCCAAGGCCACCGCCGATCCGCAGGAGATCGGCCGGGCCGACCTCGTCCTCTTCTGTGTGAAGACCTACGACACGGAACCGGCGGCCGCCCTGATCCGACCGGTCGTGGGGCCGGGCACGGTGATCGTGTCCGTGCAGAACGGGATCGACAACGACGAGCGGATCGCCCGGGTCGTCGCTGGGGGCACGACGATCTGCGCGGCGGCCCAGGTGAACGCACACGTCGAGGGGCCGGGGGTGATCGGGCAGACCGCGGGCGCCGGGCGCTTGATCTTTGGGGCCAACGCGGGAAACCTTGGCAAGCGTAACGAGCAGCTGTACATGCACTTCAAGGACGCGGGGATCGCGGCCGAACTGCAGCCCGACATCAAGGCCGTCCTATGGAGCAAATTCATGTTCATCTGCGGGTTCAGCGGCGTGACGGCGCTCACGCGGCTGACGATCGGTCCGATCCTGGCCTGTCCGGAGACCAAGGCCTTGTTCCGGGGAACGATGGCCGAGGTCGAGGCAGTGGCCAAGTCACAGGGCGTCGCGCTGGCAGTTGGGATCCCGGACCAGGGGCTCAAGATGTCGTCGGGGCTCGAGCCGTGGGCGAAAGGATCCATGGCGCATGACCTCGCATCGGGGCGGCGCCTGGAGCTGGAGAGCCTCAACGGAACGGTAGTCCGGCTGGGGCAGGCGAAGACCGTTCCGACGCCGTTCAACTTCGCAATCTACGGGGCGCTTAAACCGTTTGTGAACGGTTCGCCGGCCACCCCCAAATCGTAG
- a CDS encoding roadblock/LC7 domain-containing protein gives MMSSLGEVLGHMTRVPGIVAAILMKVDGSITELSVSEGVDPEPVRALGRDLLSRWEWVGSEAGIGRPHALLSATAHGLLHLMPVGRDAVLLVLGDASCRVGRIRYELRRAGEAIRAAQRAVPATTPNLRRMISDMTSTNGNGAGEIVRTIERASDQRPAAATAGEIIVTGVNSFHLAMRLVTALSHVKGVRSASLKTYAPGIVTLGVDFEGGGALVSITGRSFGECTLDVIERTDVRLILRISNPVAHLAAMIGRVP, from the coding sequence ATGATGTCTAGTCTCGGCGAGGTCCTCGGCCACATGACCCGGGTGCCGGGTATCGTCGCCGCGATCCTCATGAAGGTCGATGGATCGATCACCGAGCTGTCGGTGTCGGAAGGAGTGGATCCGGAGCCGGTGCGGGCCCTGGGGCGCGACCTGCTGTCGCGATGGGAGTGGGTCGGCTCGGAGGCGGGGATCGGGAGACCGCACGCGTTGTTGAGCGCGACCGCGCACGGCCTGCTGCACCTGATGCCGGTGGGCCGCGATGCCGTCCTCCTGGTTCTGGGAGATGCTTCCTGCAGGGTCGGCCGGATCCGCTACGAGCTGCGCCGTGCCGGCGAAGCCATCCGCGCGGCACAACGCGCCGTCCCGGCCACCACCCCGAATCTCCGGCGGATGATTTCGGATATGACCTCGACGAATGGGAATGGGGCCGGCGAAATCGTCCGAACGATCGAACGGGCCTCGGATCAGCGGCCGGCCGCTGCCACGGCCGGGGAGATTATCGTGACCGGCGTCAACTCCTTTCACCTGGCCATGAGGCTGGTGACCGCCCTCTCGCATGTGAAAGGCGTCCGATCGGCGAGCCTGAAGACATACGCGCCCGGCATCGTCACCCTCGGTGTCGATTTCGAGGGCGGAGGGGCACTCGTATCGATTACCGGTAGGTCCTTCGGTGAATGTACCCTGGACGTCATTGAGCGGACGGATGTCCGCCTGATCCTGCGCATCTCCAACCCGGTTGCCCATCTTGCCGCCATGATCGGACGCGTCCCTTAG
- a CDS encoding aldehyde dehydrogenase family protein: MKMYVGTEWVDKPKTIPVINPYDGSQIDTVPKADADDIERALATAVRGARAMRKLTGYQRYQILHKAADLMARDADDLARTITLEEGKIIGEARFEVMRATEIINLSAEEAKRLYAEVIPLDGAPGTVNKFGFTVRVPCGVVVGISPFNFPLHLVCHKVGPALAAGNSVILKPATDTPLSGLKLVKILLEAGTPPEAIQCLTGAGSEVGEGLCRDPRVRKITFTGSRDVGERICQVAGLKKVTMELGSNSPLIVMPDADLDKVASAVAATGYSNAGQVCISLQRVLPLKGIYNDFLNALKPKVAALATGNPLEEQTKVGPMVRERDAERVEEWVKEAVKAGAKLVTGGERRGAIYAPTVLADVKPDMQVSKSELFGPAVAVTPVGTIDEAIAMANDTNYGLSAGIFTQNIDWAMKFVHEVESGNLHINWGPQWRADLMPYGGLKESGFGKEGPKYAVQEMTETKMVVIHLS, encoded by the coding sequence ATGAAGATGTACGTCGGGACCGAGTGGGTAGACAAGCCCAAGACCATCCCTGTAATCAACCCCTATGATGGTTCTCAGATCGACACCGTGCCGAAGGCCGACGCCGACGACATCGAGCGCGCGCTGGCCACCGCCGTGCGCGGCGCACGGGCAATGCGGAAGCTCACCGGGTACCAGCGCTATCAGATCCTCCACAAGGCCGCCGACCTGATGGCCCGGGACGCCGACGATCTCGCCCGGACGATTACGCTCGAGGAAGGGAAGATCATCGGGGAAGCCCGGTTCGAGGTGATGCGGGCCACCGAGATTATCAACCTCTCGGCGGAGGAGGCCAAGCGCCTCTACGCCGAAGTGATCCCGCTCGACGGCGCCCCGGGCACGGTCAACAAGTTCGGGTTCACGGTGCGGGTCCCGTGCGGGGTGGTCGTCGGGATCAGTCCGTTCAACTTCCCCCTCCATCTGGTCTGCCACAAGGTCGGCCCGGCGCTCGCGGCCGGCAACAGCGTCATTCTGAAGCCGGCCACCGACACCCCACTCAGCGGGCTGAAACTCGTCAAGATCTTGCTCGAGGCCGGCACGCCGCCCGAGGCCATCCAGTGCCTCACGGGAGCAGGCAGCGAGGTCGGGGAGGGGCTCTGCCGCGATCCCCGGGTGCGGAAGATCACCTTCACCGGGAGCCGGGACGTCGGCGAGCGCATCTGCCAGGTCGCCGGCCTGAAAAAAGTGACGATGGAGCTCGGGAGCAACTCGCCGCTCATCGTGATGCCCGACGCAGATTTGGACAAAGTCGCATCCGCCGTGGCGGCGACCGGCTACAGCAACGCGGGGCAGGTGTGCATCAGTTTGCAGCGCGTGCTCCCGCTCAAGGGAATTTACAACGACTTTCTCAATGCCCTCAAGCCGAAGGTGGCGGCGCTCGCGACAGGCAACCCACTTGAGGAGCAGACGAAGGTCGGCCCGATGGTGCGCGAGCGCGATGCCGAGCGCGTCGAGGAGTGGGTCAAGGAGGCCGTGAAGGCCGGGGCCAAGCTCGTGACCGGCGGGGAGCGGCGGGGCGCGATCTACGCGCCGACCGTGCTGGCAGATGTCAAGCCCGATATGCAGGTGTCCAAGAGCGAGCTGTTCGGCCCGGCCGTTGCGGTCACGCCGGTCGGTACCATCGACGAAGCCATCGCGATGGCCAACGACACCAACTACGGCCTCTCCGCCGGGATCTTCACGCAGAACATCGACTGGGCGATGAAGTTCGTGCACGAGGTCGAGTCGGGCAACCTCCACATCAATTGGGGGCCGCAGTGGCGGGCAGATCTCATGCCCTACGGCGGCTTAAAGGAGAGCGGCTTCGGCAAGGAAGGGCCGAAGTACGCCGTCCAAGAGATGACCGAAACCAAGATGGTGGTGATCCACCTCTCCTAG
- a CDS encoding sensor histidine kinase codes for MEAAAEIRMRRQRAVLILTWALLACLGLWRVLLGPWPPAINRLVAGTLVYLFLRTGVVMRRDVPAWTEYAFLFLDAALVSAAVRLLGGIKTDFYLVYFLILAEGVLTLDLWAVVPLAAWVSLGYVAATWPAARDAGWPVVTARLFFVLLVSIGAAWIAFREVARGRVVASLHERLALEGERKRLAREIHDGIGHILAAGTQSLELAERLLPAEPERARELLPDVKALLRQGLDEIRVLVMGLRPAGPSVGDAVAAAREHLEALSARTQIRMELQSRAREIPLAPSCEFAFRRIIQEALTNIVRHAGASLVTITLNRDGAFVTCSIADDGAGLAPAPEGRRLGAGLQHMRERAAELGGTFDIATAPGGGTTVTFTVPCLADAS; via the coding sequence ATGGAAGCCGCTGCGGAAATCCGCATGCGCAGGCAGCGGGCGGTGCTGATCCTGACCTGGGCGCTCCTGGCCTGTCTGGGTCTGTGGAGGGTGCTGCTCGGACCGTGGCCTCCGGCCATCAACCGGCTGGTGGCCGGTACGCTGGTTTACTTGTTTCTGCGCACCGGGGTGGTGATGCGGAGGGACGTTCCGGCGTGGACGGAATACGCTTTCTTGTTTCTCGATGCGGCGCTTGTCAGCGCGGCGGTGCGGTTGCTCGGGGGGATTAAGACGGACTTCTACCTCGTTTACTTCCTGATCCTGGCCGAAGGCGTCCTGACCCTAGACCTGTGGGCGGTCGTGCCGCTCGCCGCATGGGTTTCGCTCGGGTACGTTGCGGCCACGTGGCCGGCCGCGCGGGACGCCGGGTGGCCGGTCGTCACGGCGCGTCTCTTTTTTGTGCTCCTCGTCAGCATCGGGGCGGCATGGATCGCCTTCCGGGAAGTCGCGCGCGGCCGAGTGGTTGCCTCCCTGCACGAACGTCTGGCGTTGGAAGGGGAACGGAAGCGGCTGGCCCGCGAGATTCACGACGGCATCGGTCATATCCTGGCCGCGGGCACGCAGTCCCTCGAGCTAGCGGAACGCCTGCTGCCGGCTGAACCCGAACGTGCGCGCGAGCTCCTGCCGGATGTCAAAGCGCTCCTCCGTCAGGGGCTGGACGAGATCCGGGTGCTGGTCATGGGGCTCCGCCCGGCCGGGCCGTCAGTGGGAGACGCGGTCGCGGCGGCCCGGGAGCATCTCGAGGCGCTCTCTGCACGCACCCAGATTAGAATGGAGCTCCAGAGCCGCGCTCGAGAGATTCCCCTGGCTCCGTCCTGCGAGTTCGCGTTTCGGCGGATCATTCAGGAGGCGCTCACGAATATCGTGCGTCACGCCGGCGCGAGCCTTGTGACGATCACGCTCAATCGAGACGGCGCGTTTGTCACGTGCAGCATCGCCGACGACGGGGCCGGCCTGGCCCCAGCACCTGAAGGGCGGCGGCTCGGCGCCGGGCTGCAGCACATGCGCGAGCGCGCGGCGGAACTCGGCGGCACGTTCGACATTGCGACGGCTCCTGGAGGGGGGACCACGGTGACGTTCACGGTACCGTGTCTGGCGGACGCCTCGTGA
- a CDS encoding response regulator transcription factor encodes MTPDPAPSKIRLLVADDESVLRRALTRLLAMAEDIEVVGEAADGHETLELAVSRKADVVLMDIGMPRLDGIEATRRLAERCPNVKVVILTIYSDDDRVFRALQAGARGYLLKDATPEDILRAVRAVHAGDGILHAGLVGRVMQEFAKVSRSGGADPSVFEALTPREREVLELLAAGLRNQDIAGRLSITEKTVKHHVSSILSKLQVNHRTEAALLASKAGLTGR; translated from the coding sequence GTGACGCCGGATCCCGCTCCGAGCAAGATCCGCCTGTTGGTGGCCGACGACGAGAGCGTTCTGCGGAGAGCGCTCACGCGGCTCCTGGCGATGGCCGAGGACATCGAGGTGGTCGGTGAGGCGGCCGACGGTCACGAGACCCTGGAACTCGCGGTCTCCAGGAAGGCCGACGTGGTCTTGATGGACATCGGGATGCCGCGCCTCGACGGCATCGAGGCGACGCGCCGGCTCGCCGAGCGCTGCCCCAATGTCAAGGTTGTCATCTTAACCATCTACTCTGATGACGACCGCGTGTTTCGGGCGCTGCAGGCGGGCGCGCGAGGGTATCTCCTCAAGGACGCCACGCCCGAAGACATCCTGCGCGCGGTCCGCGCGGTTCACGCGGGCGACGGGATCCTCCATGCCGGGCTCGTCGGCCGCGTGATGCAGGAGTTTGCCAAGGTGTCCCGGTCTGGGGGCGCAGACCCGAGCGTGTTTGAAGCGCTGACGCCACGGGAGCGAGAGGTCCTCGAACTGCTCGCCGCCGGGCTGCGCAACCAGGACATCGCCGGCCGCCTCTCCATTACGGAAAAGACGGTCAAACACCACGTGAGCAGCATCCTGTCCAAGCTACAGGTCAATCATCGAACCGAGGCGGCGCTGCTGGCGTCGAAGGCCGGGCTGACAGGCCGCTAG
- a CDS encoding lysophospholipid acyltransferase family protein has protein sequence MRYALIRWVLKRLLRAGFRLSVIGEAHLPRTGPVILAANHPSQMDPVALGAALQRRVSFLAAAELLTMPVLGALIRPFHPIPIQRGQFDLRAIKECLNRLSRGDALLVFPEGGISRDGRLQPARDGLAFLAVRSGVPVIPIGIRGTYDVWPLGTRFPHRGRIEVRIGEAVIPQGDLSRSAQTALTARVMQAIADLADEPPHPSLARAI, from the coding sequence ATGAGATACGCCCTGATCCGGTGGGTCCTGAAGCGGCTTCTCAGGGCGGGTTTTCGGCTCAGCGTCATCGGGGAGGCACACCTTCCGCGGACAGGACCCGTGATTCTGGCGGCAAATCACCCCAGCCAGATGGACCCGGTGGCGCTCGGGGCGGCCCTCCAGCGCCGCGTCTCGTTCCTTGCGGCGGCGGAACTTCTGACGATGCCCGTGCTCGGAGCCCTCATCCGGCCGTTCCATCCCATACCGATACAGCGAGGCCAGTTCGACCTCCGCGCCATCAAGGAATGTCTCAACCGGCTGAGTCGAGGAGACGCCCTGCTCGTCTTCCCCGAGGGGGGAATCAGCCGGGACGGCCGGTTGCAGCCCGCCCGTGACGGTCTGGCCTTCCTCGCGGTGCGCAGCGGTGTTCCCGTCATCCCGATCGGCATCAGGGGAACCTACGATGTCTGGCCGCTCGGCACGCGTTTCCCCCACCGCGGGAGGATCGAGGTGAGGATCGGAGAAGCCGTGATACCTCAAGGTGACCTGTCACGATCTGCACAGACGGCTTTGACCGCCCGGGTCATGCAGGCGATCGCGGACCTCGCGGATGAACCTCCTCACCCGAGCCTTGCCAGAGCCATCTAG
- a CDS encoding long-chain fatty acid--CoA ligase produces MERIWLKSYEAGVPATLSYPKVSVYHFLEENARRFPNHAAVLVATSKFSSVLTYRQIDQLANRFANALIWLGIKPGDRVAIHLSNFPQFVFAFYGALKAGATVVAANPLYKGHDLETVLANSGAKCILTFSRLMPNLSPVVARTSIESIIVTEPYDYFPFPWKQLAWYKLRKETQSSGVLRLSALLRSASANPPGVSVGPDDVAILQYTGGTTGVPKGAMLTHRNLVANFTQMRNWLTDLKEGHEVFLSVAPFFHVYGLTVALNTAISVAATVVLVPMPLMDAKLIAEMIARHHPTIFPGAPVIYLAINQLKNVQQYDLKSIKVCVSGSAPLPVEVQAEFERLTGAKVVEGYGLTEASPGTHVNPVYGTHKAGSIGLPLPDTDVRIVDAETGEREMPQGEAGELVIRGPQVMKGYWNAPEETASTLRDGWLYTGDIARMDEDGYFFIVDRKKDIVIVGGLKVYPREIEEILHEHPKVKEAAVTGVTHKVRGELLIAQVVLKDGIADDPKQVRRELLDYLRQRLVPYKVPRRIEVVSALPKTWIGKVLRREIRETVAARADDDA; encoded by the coding sequence ATGGAGCGGATCTGGCTCAAGAGTTACGAGGCGGGCGTGCCGGCGACGTTATCCTATCCAAAGGTCTCCGTTTACCATTTTCTCGAGGAGAATGCCCGGCGGTTCCCCAATCACGCGGCCGTCCTCGTGGCCACGTCGAAATTCTCCTCGGTCCTTACCTACCGCCAGATTGACCAGCTGGCGAACCGGTTCGCGAACGCGCTGATCTGGTTGGGCATCAAACCCGGCGACCGGGTGGCGATCCATCTGTCGAACTTCCCCCAGTTCGTCTTCGCGTTCTACGGAGCGCTCAAGGCGGGCGCGACCGTCGTGGCGGCCAACCCCCTCTACAAGGGACACGACCTCGAGACCGTACTGGCGAACTCCGGCGCGAAGTGCATCCTCACCTTCTCACGGCTCATGCCGAATCTGAGCCCGGTCGTGGCGAGGACCAGCATCGAGTCGATCATCGTGACCGAGCCGTACGATTATTTCCCGTTCCCCTGGAAGCAGCTGGCCTGGTACAAGCTGCGGAAGGAGACGCAGTCGAGCGGCGTGCTGCGGCTCTCCGCCTTGCTCCGAAGCGCATCGGCAAATCCCCCGGGGGTGTCCGTGGGGCCTGACGACGTGGCGATTCTCCAGTACACAGGGGGCACGACCGGGGTCCCCAAGGGCGCCATGCTGACCCACCGGAACCTCGTCGCCAACTTCACCCAGATGCGGAACTGGCTGACCGACCTCAAGGAAGGGCACGAAGTCTTTCTCAGCGTCGCGCCGTTCTTCCACGTCTACGGACTCACCGTCGCGCTCAACACCGCGATCAGTGTCGCCGCGACCGTGGTGTTGGTGCCGATGCCGCTGATGGATGCCAAGCTGATCGCCGAGATGATTGCCCGCCACCACCCGACGATCTTCCCGGGCGCCCCCGTCATCTATCTCGCGATCAACCAGCTCAAGAACGTCCAGCAGTACGATCTCAAGTCGATCAAGGTCTGCGTCAGCGGCTCGGCGCCGCTCCCGGTCGAGGTGCAGGCCGAGTTCGAGCGATTGACCGGTGCCAAGGTTGTCGAAGGGTACGGCCTCACCGAGGCATCTCCCGGGACCCACGTCAACCCGGTCTACGGCACGCATAAGGCCGGAAGCATCGGCCTCCCGCTGCCGGACACCGACGTCCGGATTGTCGACGCGGAGACCGGCGAGCGGGAGATGCCTCAGGGTGAAGCCGGCGAGCTCGTGATCCGCGGCCCGCAGGTCATGAAGGGGTACTGGAACGCCCCCGAGGAAACCGCGTCGACCCTCCGGGACGGCTGGTTGTACACCGGCGATATCGCCCGGATGGACGAGGATGGGTATTTCTTCATCGTCGACCGCAAGAAGGATATCGTCATCGTGGGCGGGCTCAAGGTCTACCCTCGCGAGATCGAGGAGATCCTCCACGAGCACCCCAAGGTCAAGGAAGCCGCGGTCACAGGCGTGACGCACAAGGTGCGGGGCGAGTTGCTGATCGCGCAGGTCGTCCTCAAGGACGGCATCGCGGACGATCCCAAGCAGGTGCGGCGCGAACTACTAGACTACCTCAGACAGCGCCTGGTGCCGTACAAAGTGCCGCGCCGGATCGAGGTCGTGTCTGCGCTGCCCAAGACGTGGATCGGGAAAGTGCTCCGGCGCGAGATTCGCGAGACGGTGGCCGCCCGGGCGGACGACGACGCGTAG
- a CDS encoding MFS transporter codes for MSDIPRTGVFAAGSAPADASTRRVPFTELVWLGLFWFAMSFHWGALLTVVIPAEVLRFVPEAQKGAYLGLLLASGAVMAMVVSPISGALSDRSTLAMGRRRPFVIAGVLVNCVGIVAMRYAPTYAAYVAALLVVQTATNFAGGAFNGLIPDKIPPSQRGLTSGVMGFMMMVGTISAALLAGNFVGHGQTGIVYFIDAGLFLACTAIMVSQIREVPLKSRPPLTLPAFARSFWIDPRRYPDFGWMFLTRGLVMLGFYTMITFLQFFVKDTLHLTVKEAARTTGILSAITIASGTIVALAAGWISDRIGRKGIVSVSGIFLALTSLGLLLQPPFSTLVWIAILFGIGYGAFTSVDWALAIDVLPNRDSAAKDLGIWAIANTLPQVLAPIVAGPILDAFNRRAPNLGYTVVFAGAIVYVMLGSIFVWRIKGAR; via the coding sequence ATGAGCGACATCCCGAGGACCGGCGTGTTCGCGGCCGGCTCCGCCCCGGCCGACGCCTCCACGCGCCGCGTGCCCTTCACGGAGCTCGTCTGGCTCGGCCTGTTCTGGTTTGCGATGAGCTTCCACTGGGGCGCGCTCCTTACCGTGGTCATCCCGGCTGAGGTCCTCCGGTTCGTGCCCGAGGCGCAGAAGGGCGCGTACCTGGGACTGCTGCTCGCGTCCGGCGCGGTCATGGCGATGGTGGTCTCGCCGATCTCTGGGGCCCTGAGCGACCGCTCCACGCTCGCCATGGGACGGCGCAGGCCGTTTGTCATCGCGGGCGTCCTCGTCAACTGCGTAGGAATCGTGGCCATGCGATACGCGCCCACGTACGCGGCATACGTCGCGGCGCTCCTGGTTGTCCAGACTGCCACGAACTTTGCCGGGGGCGCGTTCAACGGCCTCATCCCGGACAAGATTCCCCCCTCGCAGCGCGGGCTGACCTCGGGGGTGATGGGCTTCATGATGATGGTCGGCACGATCTCCGCAGCGCTCCTCGCGGGGAATTTCGTCGGCCACGGGCAGACCGGGATCGTCTATTTCATTGACGCCGGGCTGTTCCTCGCGTGCACCGCGATCATGGTCTCGCAGATTCGGGAGGTGCCGCTCAAGTCGCGGCCGCCGCTCACGCTCCCAGCGTTCGCTCGCTCGTTCTGGATCGACCCGCGCCGGTACCCAGACTTCGGCTGGATGTTTCTGACGCGGGGCCTCGTGATGCTCGGCTTTTACACGATGATCACGTTCCTGCAGTTCTTCGTGAAGGACACGCTGCACCTGACGGTCAAGGAGGCGGCGCGCACGACCGGCATCCTGAGCGCGATCACGATTGCCTCCGGCACGATCGTCGCGCTTGCGGCCGGGTGGATCTCCGACCGGATCGGGCGGAAGGGGATCGTCTCCGTCTCGGGGATCTTCCTCGCGCTCACGAGCCTCGGGCTCCTCCTGCAGCCGCCGTTCTCCACGCTCGTCTGGATCGCCATCCTGTTCGGGATCGGGTATGGGGCGTTCACGAGCGTCGACTGGGCGCTTGCGATCGACGTGCTGCCGAATCGCGACTCCGCGGCGAAGGACCTCGGTATCTGGGCGATCGCCAACACGCTGCCGCAGGTGCTCGCCCCGATCGTCGCGGGGCCGATCCTCGACGCGTTCAACCGCCGCGCGCCGAACCTCGGCTACACGGTCGTCTTCGCCGGCGCGATCGTGTACGTCATGCTCGGCTCGATCTTCGTTTGGAGGATCAAGGGAGCGCGGTAG
- a CDS encoding alpha/beta hydrolase, producing MAAGRRTWPRVGLWVGAGLAAAGAAIALSSFATAYLTVHPLPWSRYRRSWWTPSERDRDARPVRFSSADGIVLAGRYLDRHADATIVVCHGWPGNKDDMRDLADVLADAGFNVLAFDFRSWGESDRGPVTLGYREAQDVLGAVAFAQARRAERGHRIGVLGLSMGGAASLLAAASCPKIEAVVADSSYTRLDRAVSGVFRSLWGPAAPLFDVPTRWAGERLIGTAMPDVSPVRAIERLSPRPVLIIHGTHDRLIDVREAQALYRTSHDPKALWLVEGADHGETRRIAPQEYDRRVVGFFQEHLGGPP from the coding sequence GTGGCCGCCGGCAGGCGCACGTGGCCCCGGGTGGGCTTGTGGGTGGGCGCGGGTCTCGCGGCGGCGGGGGCCGCGATCGCCCTCTCCTCGTTCGCCACCGCGTATCTCACCGTCCATCCGCTCCCGTGGTCGCGCTACCGGCGGTCCTGGTGGACGCCGTCCGAACGCGACCGCGATGCCCGGCCCGTCCGATTTTCGAGCGCCGACGGCATCGTGCTCGCGGGGCGGTATCTCGACCGGCATGCGGACGCGACGATCGTGGTGTGCCACGGCTGGCCGGGCAACAAGGACGATATGCGCGACCTCGCGGACGTCCTGGCGGATGCGGGGTTCAACGTCCTCGCCTTCGACTTCCGGAGCTGGGGCGAGAGCGATCGGGGGCCGGTCACCCTCGGCTACCGCGAGGCCCAGGACGTGCTCGGGGCGGTCGCGTTCGCACAGGCACGGCGTGCGGAACGCGGGCACCGGATTGGCGTCCTCGGGCTGTCCATGGGCGGGGCCGCGTCGCTCCTCGCGGCGGCGTCGTGCCCGAAGATCGAGGCCGTCGTCGCGGACAGCAGCTACACGCGCCTGGACCGCGCGGTCAGCGGCGTGTTCCGCAGCCTCTGGGGTCCCGCCGCGCCGCTCTTCGACGTCCCGACCCGATGGGCGGGGGAGCGCTTGATCGGCACCGCGATGCCGGACGTCTCACCCGTCCGGGCGATCGAGCGGCTGAGCCCCCGGCCTGTGCTGATCATCCACGGCACGCACGACCGGCTCATCGATGTGCGCGAGGCTCAGGCCCTCTACCGGACGTCGCACGACCCGAAGGCGCTCTGGCTCGTCGAGGGTGCGGACCATGGCGAGACCCGCAGGATAGCGCCACAGGAGTACGATCGCCGCGTCGTGGGCTTTTTCCAAGAGCATCTTGGGGGA